From one Pseudomonas sp. B21-048 genomic stretch:
- a CDS encoding penicillin-binding protein activator, with protein sequence MIACLRLLTALCLAALLAACASSPSSSLGELPRTPDASIEQLLEQATQSKDPEKAALLRLSAADLAYRQGNAGQSAQILQQVPMEQLKPGQQVFANTLAAELAMTRNQPKAALTALSHPSLQRLSELPVEQQVRTGTVHARALEADGQTLAAARERIFIAPMLEGEAASKNHEAIWTLIASLPTDQLQPTTDDDLGGWIRLALAVKTAGTLEQQQAAIDTWREQNPKHPAAIQLPLPLTKLKELASQPLSKIALLLPQDGPLGTVGKALREGFMAAHYQAQQAGQKPPAIEFYDSSRLTSLDEFYRKAQADGVQLVVGPLEKPLVKQLSARPQLPITTLALNYSEGEQGPAQLFQFGLAAEDEAREVSRRARADGLHRAAIMVPKGEWGDRVLRAFSQDWQANGGSIVATQRVDQPVQLAQQIADMFQLRQSEGRAKSLQSTVGSQVAAQPSRRQDIEFIFLAATPQQAQQIKPTLNFQYAGDVPVYATSHVFSASGDQNQYNDMNGIRFCETPWLLDANDPLRKQVTAQWPQAGGSLGRLYAMGVDAYRLAPRLGQLKALPDSRIQGQSGSLGMNRNQRVERQLPWAEFANGQVQRLPDTSR encoded by the coding sequence ATGATCGCTTGCCTGCGGCTGCTCACTGCCCTCTGCCTCGCTGCCTTGCTGGCGGCTTGCGCCAGCTCGCCCTCCTCCAGCCTTGGCGAACTTCCACGGACCCCGGACGCCAGTATCGAGCAATTGCTCGAACAGGCCACTCAAAGCAAGGATCCGGAAAAAGCCGCTCTACTGCGCTTGAGCGCGGCAGACCTGGCTTATCGTCAGGGCAATGCCGGCCAGTCCGCGCAAATCCTGCAACAAGTACCAATGGAACAACTCAAGCCTGGCCAACAAGTTTTCGCCAACACCCTGGCGGCTGAACTGGCCATGACCCGCAATCAGCCCAAAGCGGCGCTGACTGCCCTGAGCCATCCGAGCCTGCAACGCCTGAGCGAACTGCCCGTCGAACAACAGGTTCGCACCGGCACCGTTCATGCTCGCGCCCTTGAGGCCGACGGCCAGACCCTGGCCGCCGCACGGGAGCGCATCTTTATTGCCCCGATGCTTGAAGGTGAAGCAGCCAGCAAAAACCACGAAGCGATCTGGACCCTGATCGCTTCGCTGCCGACCGATCAATTGCAGCCGACCACCGACGACGACCTCGGCGGCTGGATACGTCTGGCGCTGGCAGTGAAAACAGCCGGCACCCTGGAACAGCAGCAAGCCGCGATCGACACCTGGCGCGAACAGAATCCAAAGCACCCGGCTGCCATCCAGCTGCCGTTGCCACTGACCAAACTCAAGGAACTGGCCAGCCAGCCCCTGAGCAAGATCGCCCTGCTGCTGCCGCAAGACGGCCCGCTGGGGACGGTTGGCAAAGCACTGCGCGAAGGCTTCATGGCCGCTCACTACCAGGCGCAACAAGCCGGGCAGAAGCCGCCAGCCATCGAGTTCTATGACAGCTCGCGCCTGACCTCTCTCGACGAGTTCTATCGCAAGGCCCAGGCCGATGGCGTGCAACTGGTGGTCGGCCCGCTGGAAAAGCCGCTGGTCAAACAGCTCAGCGCGCGCCCGCAACTGCCGATCACGACCCTGGCGCTGAACTATAGCGAAGGCGAACAAGGTCCGGCCCAGCTGTTCCAGTTCGGCCTTGCCGCTGAAGACGAAGCCCGCGAAGTGTCCCGTCGTGCACGCGCCGATGGCCTGCACCGCGCCGCCATCATGGTGCCAAAAGGCGAATGGGGCGACCGTGTACTCAGAGCGTTCAGTCAGGATTGGCAAGCCAATGGTGGCAGCATCGTTGCGACTCAACGCGTCGACCAACCGGTCCAATTGGCCCAACAGATTGCCGACATGTTCCAGCTGCGCCAGAGCGAAGGCCGCGCCAAGAGCTTGCAAAGCACCGTCGGCTCACAGGTGGCCGCACAACCTTCGCGTCGTCAGGACATCGAGTTCATCTTCCTGGCCGCGACACCGCAACAGGCTCAACAGATTAAACCAACCCTGAACTTCCAGTACGCGGGTGACGTGCCGGTTTACGCCACCTCCCACGTGTTCAGCGCCAGCGGCGACCAGAACCAGTACAACGACATGAACGGTATTCGCTTCTGCGAAACCCCATGGCTGCTGGATGCCAACGACCCGCTGCGTAAACAGGTCACTGCACAATGGCCACAAGCCGGCGGCAGCCTGGGCCGCCTGTACGCGATGGGCGTCGACGCCTATCGTCTGGCACCGCGCCTTGGTCAACTCAAGGCCCTGCCGGACAGCCGCATCCAGGGTCAATCGGGCAGCCTGGGCATGAATCGCAATCAACGGGTCGAGCGTCAGCTGCCATGGGCAGAGTTCGCCAACGGCCAGGTTCAACGCCTGCCGGACACCTCGCGCTGA
- the rsmI gene encoding 16S rRNA (cytidine(1402)-2'-O)-methyltransferase has translation MSPFTDHEVCALTAPGALNSAAGSLYVVATPIGNLDDISARALKILREVALIAAEDTRHSQRLMQHFGISTPLAACHEHNEREEGNRFITRLLAGDDVALISDAGTPLISDPGYHLVRQARAAGVNVVPVPGACALIAALSAAGLPSDRFIFEGFLPAKAVGRRARLELVKEEPRTLIFYEAPHRILECLQDMELVLGAERPALLARELTKTFETLKGLPLAELREFVESDSNQQRGECVVLVAGWSAPETEDAVSSEAMRILNLLLEEMPLKRAAALAAQITGERKNVLYQIALDKQKGE, from the coding sequence ATGTCGCCTTTTACCGATCATGAGGTGTGCGCTTTGACTGCTCCAGGTGCTTTGAATTCCGCTGCTGGCTCGCTTTATGTGGTGGCGACGCCCATCGGCAACCTGGACGATATCAGTGCGCGTGCACTGAAGATCCTGCGCGAGGTCGCCTTGATCGCGGCCGAAGACACGCGCCATTCCCAGCGATTAATGCAGCATTTCGGCATTTCCACGCCGCTGGCGGCCTGCCATGAACACAACGAGCGGGAGGAGGGTAACCGCTTTATCACGCGTCTGCTGGCGGGCGACGATGTGGCGTTGATCTCCGACGCCGGGACGCCGCTGATTTCCGATCCGGGTTATCACCTGGTGCGTCAGGCCCGTGCCGCGGGGGTCAATGTCGTGCCAGTTCCCGGCGCCTGTGCATTGATCGCGGCGTTGTCGGCGGCGGGACTTCCATCCGACCGTTTCATCTTCGAAGGTTTTTTGCCGGCCAAGGCTGTCGGTCGACGTGCTCGTCTGGAGCTCGTAAAAGAAGAGCCGCGCACGCTGATTTTCTATGAGGCACCGCACCGCATCCTCGAATGCCTGCAAGACATGGAGCTGGTATTGGGTGCCGAGCGTCCGGCATTACTGGCGCGGGAACTGACCAAGACCTTCGAAACCCTCAAAGGCTTGCCGTTGGCCGAGTTGCGCGAGTTCGTCGAATCAGACAGCAATCAGCAACGTGGCGAGTGTGTGGTGCTGGTGGCGGGCTGGTCCGCCCCTGAGACCGAAGACGCTGTCAGCAGTGAAGCCATGCGTATTCTCAACTTATTACTCGAAGAGATGCCGCTCAAGCGTGCGGCGGCATTGGCCGCGCAAATTACCGGCGAGCGCAAGAATGTGCTCTATCAGATCGCGCTGGATAAACAGAAGGGCGAGTAA
- the mraY gene encoding phospho-N-acetylmuramoyl-pentapeptide-transferase — protein MLLLLAEYLQQFYKGFAVFQYLTLRGILGVLTALVLSLCYGPWMIRTLQNRQIGQSVRNDGPQSHLSKSGTPTMGGALILSSIGVSTLLWADLSNRYVWVVLLVTLLFGAIGWVDDYRKVIEKNSRGLPSRWKYFWQSVFGLGAAIFLYMTASTPVETTLILPMLKDYSIPLGAGFIVLTYFVIVGSSNAVNLTDGLDGLAIMPTVMVGGGLGIFCYLSGNVKFAEYLLIPYVPGAGELIVFCGALIGAGLGFLWFNTYPAQVFMGDVGALALGAALGTIAVIVRQEIVLFIMGGVFVMETLSVVIQVASFKLTGRRVFRMAPIHHHFELKGWPEPRVIVRFWIITVILVLVGLATLKLR, from the coding sequence ATGCTGCTGCTGCTAGCGGAGTATCTGCAACAGTTCTACAAAGGCTTCGCGGTCTTTCAGTACCTGACCCTGCGCGGGATTCTCGGTGTGCTGACCGCGCTGGTCTTGTCGCTGTGCTATGGCCCGTGGATGATCCGCACCTTGCAGAACCGTCAGATCGGTCAATCCGTTCGCAACGACGGCCCGCAATCGCACCTGTCCAAGTCGGGCACCCCGACCATGGGCGGCGCGCTGATTCTTTCGTCCATCGGTGTCAGCACCTTGCTCTGGGCCGACCTGAGCAACCGTTACGTGTGGGTCGTGTTGTTGGTAACCCTGCTGTTCGGTGCCATCGGCTGGGTCGACGATTACCGCAAAGTCATCGAGAAAAACTCCCGCGGCCTTCCGAGCCGCTGGAAGTATTTCTGGCAGTCGGTGTTCGGTCTGGGCGCGGCGATCTTCCTTTATATGACTGCCTCGACGCCGGTGGAAACCACCCTGATCCTGCCGATGCTCAAGGACTACAGCATTCCATTGGGCGCGGGTTTCATCGTCCTGACCTATTTCGTGATTGTCGGTTCGAGCAACGCGGTCAACCTGACCGACGGCCTCGACGGTCTGGCGATCATGCCTACCGTGATGGTCGGCGGTGGCTTGGGGATCTTCTGCTACCTGTCGGGTAACGTGAAATTCGCCGAATACCTGCTGATTCCTTACGTACCGGGCGCGGGTGAGTTGATCGTGTTTTGCGGCGCGTTGATCGGCGCGGGCCTGGGGTTCCTCTGGTTCAACACCTATCCGGCCCAAGTATTCATGGGCGACGTCGGCGCACTGGCGCTGGGCGCAGCCTTGGGCACCATCGCGGTGATCGTCCGTCAGGAAATCGTCCTGTTCATCATGGGCGGTGTGTTCGTGATGGAGACCCTGTCAGTCGTCATTCAGGTTGCCTCCTTTAAGTTGACCGGTCGCCGTGTATTCCGCATGGCACCGATACACCACCACTTTGAACTCAAGGGCTGGCCCGAGCCGCGTGTGATCGTCCGTTTCTGGATCATCACCGTGATTCTGGTCCTG
- the mraZ gene encoding division/cell wall cluster transcriptional repressor MraZ: MFRGANAISLDAKGRLAMPSRYRDELVSRSSGQLIVTIDAVDPCLCVYPLDEWEIIETKLRALPSLREENRRLQRLLIGNAVDLELDGSGRFLVPPRLREYARLDKRAMLVGQLNKFQLWDEDAWNAVSAADLAAIQQPGAMPDELRDLIL; this comes from the coding sequence GTGTTTCGCGGAGCTAACGCTATCAGTCTCGATGCAAAAGGCCGTCTCGCCATGCCGAGCCGGTATCGTGACGAGCTTGTTTCGCGAAGTTCCGGTCAATTAATCGTCACCATCGATGCCGTTGATCCGTGTTTGTGTGTTTATCCCCTCGATGAGTGGGAAATTATTGAAACCAAACTGCGCGCACTGCCTTCGCTTCGCGAAGAGAACCGCCGCTTGCAACGTTTACTGATTGGTAATGCCGTCGACCTCGAGCTCGATGGCAGTGGTCGTTTTCTGGTTCCACCACGTCTTCGCGAATATGCCAGGTTGGATAAGCGCGCAATGTTGGTAGGCCAACTGAACAAGTTCCAATTGTGGGACGAGGATGCCTGGAATGCGGTTTCTGCCGCTGACCTAGCTGCTATTCAACAACCGGGCGCCATGCCTGATGAACTGCGTGATTTGATCCTGTGA
- a CDS encoding YraN family protein: protein MPDRSRQQSGKDAERHALEHLQQQGLRLLAQNWLCKRGELDLVMLDGDTVVFVEVRYRKNTQWGGALDSIDGRKRQKLIFAAQYFLQRESRWANSPCRFDVVAIDSNLDQLNWLQNAFDS from the coding sequence ATGCCTGACAGGTCACGCCAGCAAAGCGGTAAAGATGCCGAGCGTCATGCGCTCGAGCATCTTCAGCAACAAGGTCTGCGCCTGCTGGCGCAGAACTGGTTGTGTAAACGCGGCGAGCTTGATCTGGTCATGCTTGATGGCGATACAGTAGTATTCGTCGAAGTCCGCTACAGAAAAAACACCCAATGGGGTGGTGCGCTCGATAGCATCGATGGGCGCAAACGGCAGAAACTGATTTTTGCCGCGCAGTATTTTCTTCAGCGCGAGTCGCGTTGGGCCAACTCCCCCTGCCGCTTCGACGTGGTTGCCATCGACAGCAACCTTGATCAGCTGAACTGGTTGCAGAATGCCTTCGACAGCTGA
- a CDS encoding UDP-N-acetylmuramoyl-L-alanyl-D-glutamate--2,6-diaminopimelate ligase — translation MSLSLNKIFAHAGRDLLIRELALDSRNVRAGDLFLAVPGGKFDGRAHIADALQRGAAAVAYEVEGATVLPITDVPLIPVKGLAAQLSDIAGRFYGEPSRHLNLIGVTGTNGKTSVTQLVAQALDLLGQHCGIVGTLGAGFYGALESGLHTTPNPIAVQATLADLKKAGAKAVAMEVSSHGLDQGRVTALAFNVAVMTNLSRDHLDYHGTMQAYGETKAKLFAWNDLKCRVVNLDDDFGRQLAADKGESRLITYSLEDSSAYLYCREAQFDDEGVRATLVTPQGEHHLRSTLLGRFNLSNVLAAVGALLGLDYALDEILKVLPKLEGPAGRMQRLGGGSQPLVVVDYAHTPDALEKVLMALRPHAKGRLLCLFGCGGDRDRGKRPLMAEVVERLADGVLVTDDNPRTEDPIVIFDDIRAGFTAVDKVAFVAGRGQAIAQLIASASADDVIVLAGKGHEDYQEINGERHAFSDLVEADYALTAWEVAHA, via the coding sequence ATGTCGCTGAGCCTGAACAAGATTTTCGCCCACGCCGGTCGCGATCTGTTGATCCGCGAATTGGCGCTGGACAGTCGCAATGTACGGGCAGGCGATCTGTTTCTCGCGGTCCCGGGTGGCAAGTTCGATGGGCGTGCGCACATCGCCGATGCCTTGCAACGCGGCGCGGCTGCCGTGGCTTATGAAGTCGAAGGCGCGACCGTGCTGCCGATTACCGACGTGCCGTTGATTCCGGTCAAAGGCCTGGCGGCGCAGCTGTCGGACATTGCCGGGCGTTTTTATGGTGAACCGAGCCGTCACTTGAATCTGATTGGCGTGACCGGTACCAACGGCAAGACCAGCGTGACCCAATTGGTCGCCCAGGCACTCGACCTGCTCGGTCAACACTGCGGCATCGTCGGCACCTTGGGCGCCGGCTTCTACGGCGCGCTGGAAAGCGGCCTGCACACCACGCCGAACCCGATTGCGGTGCAAGCGACCCTCGCCGACCTGAAAAAGGCCGGCGCCAAAGCCGTGGCCATGGAAGTCTCCTCCCACGGCCTGGATCAGGGCCGCGTGACTGCGTTGGCGTTCAATGTGGCGGTGATGACCAATCTGTCACGCGATCATCTGGATTACCACGGCACCATGCAGGCCTATGGCGAAACCAAGGCCAAGTTGTTTGCCTGGAATGATCTGAAGTGCCGGGTGGTCAACCTCGACGACGATTTCGGCCGGCAATTGGCTGCTGATAAAGGCGAGTCGCGGTTGATCACTTACAGCCTGGAAGATTCCAGCGCCTACCTGTATTGCCGCGAGGCGCAGTTCGACGACGAAGGCGTGCGCGCCACATTGGTCACGCCGCAAGGCGAGCACCATTTGCGTAGCACCTTGCTCGGTCGTTTCAACTTGAGCAACGTGTTGGCTGCGGTCGGCGCCTTGCTCGGGCTGGACTACGCGCTGGACGAAATCCTCAAAGTGCTGCCGAAACTCGAAGGCCCGGCCGGTCGCATGCAGCGCCTGGGCGGCGGTAGTCAGCCGTTGGTGGTGGTCGATTATGCCCACACGCCGGATGCGCTGGAAAAAGTCTTGATGGCCCTGCGTCCTCACGCTAAAGGTCGGTTGCTGTGCCTGTTCGGTTGTGGCGGTGATCGCGATCGGGGCAAGCGTCCGCTGATGGCGGAAGTGGTCGAGCGTCTGGCCGATGGCGTATTGGTCACCGATGACAATCCGCGCACCGAAGACCCGATTGTGATTTTCGATGACATCCGCGCCGGTTTCACCGCTGTGGATAAAGTTGCCTTCGTCGCCGGCCGTGGCCAGGCGATTGCCCAATTGATCGCCAGCGCTTCGGCGGATGACGTGATTGTCCTAGCCGGTAAAGGTCACGAGGACTATCAGGAAATCAACGGCGAGCGCCACGCTTTCTCCGATCTGGTCGAGGCTGATTACGCCCTGACCGCGTGGGAGGTGGCCCATGCTTAA
- the murF gene encoding UDP-N-acetylmuramoyl-tripeptide--D-alanyl-D-alanine ligase codes for MLKALKLSELTSALNGRLIASDASFNGVSIDSRAIKPGQLFIALAGPRFDGHDYLNDVAAKGAVGALVEREVTDSALPQLLVKDTRQALGQLGAINRAAFTQPVVAITGSSGKTTVKEMLASILRTRGPVLATRGNLNNDLGAPLTLLELAPEHTAAVIELGASRLGEIAYTVAMTKPHVAVINNAGTAHVGEFGGPEKIVEAKGEILEGLDADGVAVLNLDDKAFEIWKTRAAGRHVLTFALSNLSADFYASDLDRDARGCPAFNLHSPEGVERVQLNLLGTHNVANAMAAAAAAHALGVSLPGIATGLGAVQPVKGRTVAQLATNGMRVIDDTYNANPTSMCAAVDILAGFSGRTVLVLGDIGELGDWAEQGHRDVGEYARGKVSALYAVGPMMAHAVNAFGEQAFHFSTQAELIKALEAEQDTNTTILIKGSRSAAMENIVAALCGPRLEKH; via the coding sequence ATGCTTAAAGCCTTGAAGCTGAGCGAACTGACCAGCGCATTGAATGGCCGTCTGATTGCCAGCGACGCCAGCTTCAACGGCGTCAGCATCGACAGCCGCGCGATCAAGCCAGGCCAGCTGTTTATCGCTCTGGCCGGCCCGCGTTTTGATGGACATGACTACCTCAATGACGTCGCCGCCAAAGGCGCCGTGGGTGCCTTGGTCGAGCGCGAAGTTACCGACAGCGCGCTGCCACAACTGCTGGTCAAGGACACCCGCCAGGCCCTCGGCCAATTGGGCGCGATAAACCGTGCGGCATTCACTCAGCCAGTCGTGGCCATCACCGGTTCCAGCGGCAAGACCACGGTCAAGGAAATGCTCGCGAGCATCCTGCGCACGCGCGGTCCGGTGCTGGCGACCCGTGGCAACCTGAACAATGACCTGGGCGCTCCGCTGACCCTGCTCGAACTGGCGCCGGAACATACCGCGGCCGTGATCGAACTCGGTGCTTCGCGGCTCGGCGAGATTGCTTACACCGTCGCCATGACCAAGCCGCACGTGGCTGTCATCAATAACGCCGGGACCGCCCATGTCGGCGAGTTCGGCGGACCGGAAAAAATCGTTGAAGCCAAGGGCGAGATTCTCGAAGGGCTGGATGCCGATGGCGTCGCCGTGCTGAATCTCGACGACAAGGCGTTTGAAATCTGGAAAACCCGAGCCGCCGGTCGCCACGTGCTGACGTTTGCCCTGAGCAACCTCAGCGCCGACTTCTACGCCAGCGATCTGGATCGCGATGCTCGCGGTTGCCCGGCGTTCAACCTGCACAGCCCTGAAGGTGTGGAACGGGTTCAACTGAACCTGCTCGGCACCCATAACGTCGCCAATGCCATGGCCGCCGCCGCTGCAGCTCATGCTTTGGGCGTGTCGCTGCCCGGCATCGCCACTGGTCTCGGCGCGGTGCAACCGGTGAAGGGCCGCACCGTCGCGCAACTGGCGACTAACGGCATGCGCGTGATTGATGACACATACAACGCAAACCCCACCTCTATGTGCGCCGCCGTTGATATACTCGCCGGCTTTTCCGGTCGCACCGTTTTGGTGCTCGGAGATATCGGCGAGTTGGGCGATTGGGCGGAGCAGGGGCACCGCGATGTGGGTGAGTACGCCCGCGGCAAGGTATCCGCGCTTTACGCGGTCGGGCCAATGATGGCGCACGCCGTGAACGCTTTCGGCGAACAGGCTTTTCACTTCAGTACTCAGGCTGAGCTGATCAAGGCCCTGGAAGCCGAGCAGGACACAAACACCACCATTTTGATCAAGGGCTCGCGCAGCGCCGCGATGGAAAACATCGTCGCCGCTTTGTGCGGGCCCCGTCTGGAGAAACATTAA
- a CDS encoding penicillin-binding protein 2, translated as MKLEGALFPWRFRLVVGLLGIMVAAISWRIIDLQVVDRAFLKGQGDARSVRHIPIPAHRGLITDRNGEPLAVSTPVTTLWANAKEMQTAKEKWPALAAALGQDPKALAERLEAQANKEFIYLVRGLTPEQGQAVLDLKVPGVYGIEEFRRFYPAGEVTAHMVGFTDIDDHGREGVELAYDEWLAGVPGKRQVIKDRRGRLIKDVQVTKNAKAGKPLALSIDLRLQYLANRELRNAIIENGAKAGSLVIMDVKTGEILAMVNQPTYNPNNRRNLQPAMMRNRAMIDVFEPGSTMKAISMSAAIETGRWKPTDTVEVYPGTLQIGKYTIKDVSKTEGPVLDLTGILINSSNVGMSKVAFDIGGETIFRLAQKVGLGQDTGLGFPGERVGNLPNYREWRKAETATLSYGYGISVTAIQLVHAFSALANNGRLAPLTLIKTDKAPQTTQVLPEAVAKTMQTMLQQVIEAPRGVFRAQVPAYHVGGKSGTARKTSVGTKGYAENSYRSLFAGFGPMSDPRYAIVVVIDEPTKAGYFGGLVSAPVFSKVMSGTLRLMNITPDNLPATQQANTAPVVPLKANGGRG; from the coding sequence ATGAAACTCGAAGGCGCGCTCTTCCCATGGCGGTTCCGTTTGGTGGTGGGTTTACTCGGTATCATGGTGGCGGCGATCTCTTGGCGCATCATCGATTTGCAAGTGGTCGACCGTGCCTTCCTTAAAGGTCAGGGCGATGCGCGCAGCGTTCGTCATATTCCAATTCCGGCTCACCGAGGTCTGATCACCGACCGTAACGGCGAGCCTTTGGCCGTGAGTACGCCGGTCACGACCCTGTGGGCCAACGCCAAGGAAATGCAAACGGCCAAAGAGAAATGGCCGGCACTGGCGGCTGCCCTGGGGCAGGACCCGAAAGCCCTGGCCGAGCGTCTCGAGGCCCAGGCCAATAAAGAATTCATTTATCTGGTGCGCGGGCTGACCCCCGAGCAAGGCCAGGCTGTGCTCGACCTGAAAGTGCCGGGCGTTTATGGCATCGAAGAGTTCCGGCGTTTCTACCCGGCCGGCGAAGTCACCGCCCACATGGTCGGCTTTACCGACATCGACGATCACGGGCGCGAAGGCGTCGAACTGGCCTACGATGAATGGCTGGCCGGCGTGCCCGGCAAGCGGCAGGTGATCAAGGACCGGCGCGGCCGGCTGATCAAAGATGTCCAGGTCACCAAAAACGCCAAGGCCGGCAAGCCCTTGGCGTTGTCCATTGACCTGCGTTTGCAATACCTGGCTAACCGTGAACTGCGCAACGCGATCATCGAGAACGGCGCCAAGGCTGGCAGCCTGGTGATCATGGACGTGAAGACCGGCGAGATCCTCGCCATGGTCAACCAGCCGACCTACAACCCGAACAACCGTCGCAACCTGCAACCGGCGATGATGCGCAACCGTGCGATGATCGACGTGTTCGAGCCGGGTTCGACCATGAAAGCGATTTCCATGAGCGCCGCGATTGAAACCGGTCGCTGGAAGCCCACCGATACCGTCGAGGTGTATCCAGGCACCTTGCAGATTGGCAAGTACACCATCAAGGACGTATCGAAGACCGAAGGCCCGGTGCTCGACCTGACCGGCATTCTGATCAATTCCAGTAACGTCGGCATGAGTAAGGTCGCGTTCGATATTGGCGGCGAAACGATTTTCCGTCTGGCGCAGAAAGTCGGCCTCGGCCAGGACACCGGCCTCGGCTTTCCGGGGGAGCGCGTCGGCAACCTGCCGAATTACCGCGAATGGCGCAAAGCTGAAACCGCCACGCTGTCCTATGGCTACGGTATTTCCGTGACCGCGATCCAGCTGGTTCACGCCTTCTCGGCCCTGGCCAACAATGGTCGCCTCGCGCCGCTGACCCTGATCAAAACCGACAAGGCGCCGCAAACCACACAGGTATTGCCGGAAGCCGTCGCAAAAACCATGCAAACCATGCTGCAACAAGTGATCGAGGCTCCGCGCGGTGTATTCCGTGCGCAGGTGCCGGCGTATCACGTGGGCGGCAAGTCGGGTACTGCACGTAAAACGTCGGTCGGCACCAAGGGCTACGCCGAGAATTCCTACCGCTCGCTGTTCGCCGGCTTCGGCCCGATGAGCGATCCGCGTTACGCAATCGTGGTGGTGATCGATGAACCGACCAAGGCCGGTTACTTCGGCGGTCTGGTCTCGGCGCCAGTGTTCAGCAAAGTGATGTCCGGGACTCTGCGCCTGATGAACATCACCCCGGACAACCTGCCAGCCACTCAACAAGCGAACACCGCACCGGTCGTTCCGCTGAAAGCTAATGGAGGGCGCGGCTGA
- the ftsL gene encoding cell division protein FtsL, with product MSKLFAKPLPGGSFFMLLLFIGVLVSAIGVSYSAHWNRQLLNSLYSELSVRDKAQAEWGRLILEQSTWTAHSRIEVLASEQLKMRIPGAAEVQMVAP from the coding sequence GTGAGTAAACTTTTCGCCAAGCCACTTCCCGGCGGAAGTTTTTTCATGCTGCTGCTGTTTATCGGCGTTCTCGTGTCGGCCATCGGCGTGTCTTATAGCGCACACTGGAACCGCCAGTTGTTGAATTCGCTGTACAGCGAATTGAGCGTGCGCGACAAGGCGCAGGCAGAGTGGGGTCGGTTGATTCTCGAACAGAGCACCTGGACTGCCCACAGCCGTATCGAAGTCCTGGCCAGCGAACAACTGAAGATGCGCATTCCCGGCGCCGCTGAAGTGCAGATGGTGGCGCCATGA
- the rsmH gene encoding 16S rRNA (cytosine(1402)-N(4))-methyltransferase RsmH: MTIDSGFNHITVLLDEAVEALAVRPDGCYLDGTFGRGGHSRLILSQLGPEGRLLGFDKDPQAIATGQTLAAEDGRFVIVQRSFAELGSEVAERGLTGKVSGILLDLGVSSPQLDDPERGFSFLNDGPLDMRMDPSRGISAAEFVNTAPVEEIARVFKEYGEERFSGRMARAVAERRDIRPFERTGDLAEVLKVANPAWEKGKNPATRAFQGLRIHVNNELGDLEAGLEAALECLEVGGRLVVISFHSLEDRIVKLFMRKLVKGEADNLPRNLPVRHVAFEPIIKIHGKAQTASDAELKANPRSRSAVMRVAEKLR, translated from the coding sequence GTGACTATTGATAGCGGCTTTAACCACATCACCGTATTGCTTGACGAAGCCGTCGAGGCTCTCGCCGTACGTCCTGATGGCTGCTATCTGGACGGTACGTTCGGACGTGGCGGACACAGTCGGTTGATCCTCAGCCAGCTCGGGCCTGAGGGTCGGCTGCTCGGATTCGACAAAGATCCCCAAGCGATTGCCACCGGGCAAACGCTAGCGGCCGAAGACGGCCGCTTTGTCATTGTGCAGCGCAGCTTTGCCGAGCTCGGTTCGGAAGTCGCTGAACGTGGTCTGACCGGTAAGGTCAGCGGTATTCTGCTTGACCTCGGCGTGTCTTCCCCGCAACTCGATGACCCGGAGCGCGGTTTCAGTTTTCTCAACGACGGTCCGCTGGACATGCGCATGGACCCGTCCCGCGGGATCAGTGCAGCCGAGTTCGTCAACACCGCGCCGGTGGAAGAAATCGCCCGTGTGTTCAAGGAATATGGCGAAGAGCGGTTCTCCGGTCGCATGGCGCGTGCCGTGGCCGAGCGTCGCGACATCAGGCCGTTCGAGCGCACTGGCGATCTGGCTGAAGTGCTGAAAGTTGCCAACCCGGCATGGGAAAAGGGCAAGAACCCGGCCACCCGTGCGTTCCAGGGGCTGCGTATCCACGTCAACAACGAACTGGGCGATCTGGAAGCCGGTCTCGAAGCCGCGCTGGAATGCCTGGAAGTGGGCGGCCGTCTGGTCGTCATCAGCTTCCACTCGCTGGAAGATCGCATCGTCAAACTGTTCATGCGCAAACTGGTGAAAGGCGAAGCCGACAACCTGCCGCGCAACCTACCGGTCCGTCACGTTGCTTTCGAACCGATCATCAAAATCCATGGCAAAGCGCAGACGGCCTCCGACGCCGAACTGAAGGCCAACCCGCGTTCCCGTAGCGCTGTCATGCGCGTTGCGGAGAAGCTGCGGTGA